The DNA window caacctaggaatcccattttagtaagtgtaacatggagtctagcttcagttgttatctgattggtattgcatgcctggtgacttagaatatgaattcttattaatgggagcacagttccctgggtatccaatccagtgctctgccttgggcattgaaactaaacccacagttcaaccctgtattataaaatccagtagactcatgtccttgtcgtttatataaatctattaatgcttgtcaagttccttgtatctagttagctcactgcgtacttaggatcagaccaaaagagttcactaatggtactagaaaataggagatcgcgttagttcttgggaaaacgacttccgaaccaccaatatatattggtacaaagaagttaccatatcctccgtacaaagcaggcattaagaacataaagatcatagctaggccatgtatcgttattatcacattataagtagctatcgtctctgtacaaatgatccgcgatccagaactgtataactcaaatcgaataaacaaagacattatagttcctagaatactgaagatgactccggttatgagatacagacaaccaagttctttatgattgcagtacaccaccaccccactggactgcttaagacagctaaaagtgttggatttcaatatcctactacattaagattattccacatcggttatgttctaggcgtaatatatggattcttgttctcactcatcttaacagcgagagaaaactactactcagatgctagtctaatcagtagcatcgtacttggagttatcatctctgagacaggattatttatcagctttttctggggagtatatactacgagttggactactggtttagatcttgaaggtctttgtttaccggatccaagttctcttgtgcttttcatgaccatcatgttaagtgcattagcagagcatagttaagatgataactattgtggatatagaaccaattgaacaccatgtattaatataacaaagataatcagggtaatctggtatccttcttggcataacgttgtgtagttatatgaagcgtacattccttaatatctggaacaatagattatggttaggtagtggaacaaggagagcgtctgttgtacatcaacactagatactgctaataccactgtagaggtatagtatataatccctgcccggtgcagtaaaatgtaaacggcggctgtattatgacggtccaaaggtaggtaaatccttgtcgggtaattatcgtcgtgcgtgaaagttggtccgactcttcacatgtcgtttatctaaaactttcttaaatagaattatctttgaatatgaggatccagatggcccgacggttagaccctgagcacctttacatcccttaaatcatatacaggatcaaatcttccttgagcgactcgacaggcactagagatagcgtgaaagctcttttgatttccatgaacggagttacatattagattctcttcgctcccatggtatttagtaagttaacattgaaacgtatccagtgtaaagtttgaacgtaatccagctttaccttctatgttgttatgttaaccaaataagtttcatcgttgttgatatttcattgacatgttgataacataaatactaacaaaccaccggttttggatgggattacttttaacaccgcataatatgctaaaaagtaccattcaggtacgatatgaagcggagttacaaaccggttcactggtatggagttatctgggtgcgataattcatcaaa is part of the Besnoitia besnoiti strain Bb-Ger1 chromosome Unknown contig00089, whole genome shotgun sequence genome and encodes:
- a CDS encoding uncharacterized protein (encoded by transcript BESB_081270), whose product is MIAVHHHPTGLLKTAKSVGFQYPTTLRLFHIGYVLGVIYGFLFSLILTARENYYSDASLISSIVLGVIISETGLFISFFWGVYTTSWTTGLDLEGLCLPDPSSLVLFMTIMLSALAEHS